A genomic window from Lycium barbarum isolate Lr01 chromosome 4, ASM1917538v2, whole genome shotgun sequence includes:
- the LOC132636946 gene encoding beta-amyrin 28-monooxygenase-like isoform X2, producing MEVFYISLLCIFILFVSLSLHFIFYKKNSGRSSTGTLPPGKTGWPVIGESLEFLSTGWKGHPEKFIFDRMSKYSSSVFKTHLLGEKAAVFCGPTCNKFLFSNENKLVQSWWPNSVNKIFPSSTQTSSKEEAIKMRKLLPNFFKPDALKHYVGIMDHIAQCHFATNWENKSQIEVFPLAKRYTFWLACKLFISVEDPKHVAKFADPFNVLASGLISIPIDLPGTPFNRAIKASNFIRKELLVIIKQRKVDLAEGKASPTQDILSHMLLTSDENGKFMNEFDIADKILGLLIGGHDTASSACTFIVKYLAEIPEIYEGVYKEQMGIAKSKAPGELLNWNDIKR from the exons ATGGAGGTCTTCTACATCTCTCTCCTTTGCATTTTTATCCTCTTTGTGTCACTCTCTCTTCATTTCATTTTCTACAAGAAAAACTCCGGCCGTAGCTCGACCGGAACCCTACCTCCAGGCAAAACCGGATGGCCGGTCATCGGAGAGAGCCTCGAGTTTCTCTCAACAGGTTGGAAAGGTCATCCTGAAAAATTTATATTCGATAGAATGTCTAAGTATTCTTCTAGCGTCTTTAAAACTCATCTCTTAGGTGAAAAAGCAGCGGTTTTTTGTGGTCCAACATGTAACAAATTCTTATTTTCTAATGAAAATAAACTTGTACAATCATGGTGGCCTAATTCAGTCAACAAAATATTCCCATCTTCAACTCAAACTTCATCAAAAGAAGAAGCAATTAAGATGAGAAAATTGCTTCCTAATTTTTTCAAGCCAGATGCATTAAAACATTATGTTGGAATAATGGATCATATAGCTCAATGCCATTTTGCTACAAATTGGGAAAATAAAAGCCAAATTGAAGTTTTCCCGTTAGCAAAACGTTATACATTTTGGCTAGCTTGTAAATTATTTATAAGTGTTGAAGATCCTAAGCATGTTGCAAAATTTGCTGATCCTTTCAATGTATTAGCTTCTGGATTAATTTCTATCCCCATAGATTTGCCCGGAACGCCATTTAATCGTGCGATTAAGGCCTCAAATTTTATTAGAAAGGAGCTTTTAGTGATAATTAAGCAGAGGAAAGTTGATTTGGCTGAGGGAAAAGCATCACCAACACAAGATATATTGTCACATATGTTATTGACAAGTGATGAAAATGGAAAATTTATGAATGAATTTGATATTGCTGATAAGATTTTAGGTTTGTTGATTGGTGGTCATGACACTGCTAGCTCTGCTTGTACATTCATTGTTAAGTATCTTGCTGAAATTCCTGAGATCTATGAAGGAGTTTACAAAG AACAAATGGGAATTGCAAAGTCAAAAGCACCTGGTGAGCTACTGAATTGGAATGATATAAAAAGATGA
- the LOC132636946 gene encoding beta-amyrin 28-monooxygenase-like isoform X1: protein MEVFYISLLCIFILFVSLSLHFIFYKKNSGRSSTGTLPPGKTGWPVIGESLEFLSTGWKGHPEKFIFDRMSKYSSSVFKTHLLGEKAAVFCGPTCNKFLFSNENKLVQSWWPNSVNKIFPSSTQTSSKEEAIKMRKLLPNFFKPDALKHYVGIMDHIAQCHFATNWENKSQIEVFPLAKRYTFWLACKLFISVEDPKHVAKFADPFNVLASGLISIPIDLPGTPFNRAIKASNFIRKELLVIIKQRKVDLAEGKASPTQDILSHMLLTSDENGKFMNEFDIADKILGLLIGGHDTASSACTFIVKYLAEIPEIYEGVYKEQMEIAKSKAPGELLNWNDIQKMKYSWNVACEVLRLASPLQGAFREALVDFMFNGFYIPKGWKLYWSASSTHKNLEFFPEPEKFDPSRFEGSGPAPYTFVPFGGGPRMCPGKEYARLEILVFMHHLVKRFKWEKVIADEKIVVDPMPVPAKGLPVRLYPHRA, encoded by the exons ATGGAGGTCTTCTACATCTCTCTCCTTTGCATTTTTATCCTCTTTGTGTCACTCTCTCTTCATTTCATTTTCTACAAGAAAAACTCCGGCCGTAGCTCGACCGGAACCCTACCTCCAGGCAAAACCGGATGGCCGGTCATCGGAGAGAGCCTCGAGTTTCTCTCAACAGGTTGGAAAGGTCATCCTGAAAAATTTATATTCGATAGAATGTCTAAGTATTCTTCTAGCGTCTTTAAAACTCATCTCTTAGGTGAAAAAGCAGCGGTTTTTTGTGGTCCAACATGTAACAAATTCTTATTTTCTAATGAAAATAAACTTGTACAATCATGGTGGCCTAATTCAGTCAACAAAATATTCCCATCTTCAACTCAAACTTCATCAAAAGAAGAAGCAATTAAGATGAGAAAATTGCTTCCTAATTTTTTCAAGCCAGATGCATTAAAACATTATGTTGGAATAATGGATCATATAGCTCAATGCCATTTTGCTACAAATTGGGAAAATAAAAGCCAAATTGAAGTTTTCCCGTTAGCAAAACGTTATACATTTTGGCTAGCTTGTAAATTATTTATAAGTGTTGAAGATCCTAAGCATGTTGCAAAATTTGCTGATCCTTTCAATGTATTAGCTTCTGGATTAATTTCTATCCCCATAGATTTGCCCGGAACGCCATTTAATCGTGCGATTAAGGCCTCAAATTTTATTAGAAAGGAGCTTTTAGTGATAATTAAGCAGAGGAAAGTTGATTTGGCTGAGGGAAAAGCATCACCAACACAAGATATATTGTCACATATGTTATTGACAAGTGATGAAAATGGAAAATTTATGAATGAATTTGATATTGCTGATAAGATTTTAGGTTTGTTGATTGGTGGTCATGACACTGCTAGCTCTGCTTGTACATTCATTGTTAAGTATCTTGCTGAAATTCCTGAGATCTATGAAGGAGTTTACAAAG AACAAATGGAAATTGCAAAGTCAAAAGCACCTGGTGAGCTACTGAATTGGAATGATATTCAAAAGATGAAGTATTCATGGAATGTTGCATGTGAAGTTTTGAGACTTGCTTCACCCCTCCAAGGTGCTTTTAGAGAAGCACTTGTTGATTTCATGTTCAATGGCTTCTACATTCCCAAAGGATGGAag CTATACTGGAGTGCCAGCTCAACACACAAAAATCTTGAATTTTTCCCAGAGCCAGAAAAGTTTGATCCATCAAGATTTGAGGGTTCTGGTCCAGCCCCTTATACATTTGTGCCATTTGGAGGAGGACCAAGGATGTGCCCTGGAAAAGAATATGCAAGGCTTGAAATACTTGTTTTCATGCACCATTTAGTGAAAAGGTTCAAGTGGGAAAAAGTTATTGCtgatgagaaaattgttgttgaTCCAATGCCTGTTCCTGCTAAGGGACTTCCTGTTAGACTCTACCCTCACAGAGCTTAG
- the LOC132636946 gene encoding beta-amyrin 28-monooxygenase-like isoform X3, protein MEVFYISLLCIFILFVSLSLHFIFYKKNSGRSSTGTLPPGKTGWPVIGESLEFLSTEQMEIAKSKAPGELLNWNDIQKMKYSWNVACEVLRLASPLQGAFREALVDFMFNGFYIPKGWKLYWSASSTHKNLEFFPEPEKFDPSRFEGSGPAPYTFVPFGGGPRMCPGKEYARLEILVFMHHLVKRFKWEKVIADEKIVVDPMPVPAKGLPVRLYPHRA, encoded by the exons ATGGAGGTCTTCTACATCTCTCTCCTTTGCATTTTTATCCTCTTTGTGTCACTCTCTCTTCATTTCATTTTCTACAAGAAAAACTCCGGCCGTAGCTCGACCGGAACCCTACCTCCAGGCAAAACCGGATGGCCGGTCATCGGAGAGAGCCTCGAGTTTCTCTCAACAG AACAAATGGAAATTGCAAAGTCAAAAGCACCTGGTGAGCTACTGAATTGGAATGATATTCAAAAGATGAAGTATTCATGGAATGTTGCATGTGAAGTTTTGAGACTTGCTTCACCCCTCCAAGGTGCTTTTAGAGAAGCACTTGTTGATTTCATGTTCAATGGCTTCTACATTCCCAAAGGATGGAag CTATACTGGAGTGCCAGCTCAACACACAAAAATCTTGAATTTTTCCCAGAGCCAGAAAAGTTTGATCCATCAAGATTTGAGGGTTCTGGTCCAGCCCCTTATACATTTGTGCCATTTGGAGGAGGACCAAGGATGTGCCCTGGAAAAGAATATGCAAGGCTTGAAATACTTGTTTTCATGCACCATTTAGTGAAAAGGTTCAAGTGGGAAAAAGTTATTGCtgatgagaaaattgttgttgaTCCAATGCCTGTTCCTGCTAAGGGACTTCCTGTTAGACTCTACCCTCACAGAGCTTAG